A single window of Vibrio alfacsensis DNA harbors:
- a CDS encoding HAD family hydrolase yields the protein MKLDAVLWDYDGTLVNSVPKNIDITKAILSVVAPHLTGDFLPKYLRDEESYHEANHSAKNWQELYVDYYGLTHEEMLIAGGMWAEHQEKNTTEVMLFEGIKDVVTMFSHLPHGICSQNSQNNIRRLLENNSIATPFKSIVGYNDVSNGNQKPDALSGLKCIDSIFGHTNSQCLMYIGDHEADVKFARNLQSALGGEARVVAVAAAYSRSVPESWECKPDYTARTVNDLFDIIGKYA from the coding sequence ATGAAATTAGATGCAGTGTTGTGGGACTATGATGGAACTCTTGTAAACTCAGTTCCTAAGAATATTGATATTACAAAAGCTATTTTATCCGTTGTTGCGCCACATTTAACTGGAGACTTTTTACCTAAGTATTTACGTGATGAAGAATCGTACCATGAAGCCAACCATAGTGCTAAAAACTGGCAAGAACTTTACGTTGACTATTATGGATTAACGCATGAGGAAATGCTGATTGCTGGAGGTATGTGGGCGGAACATCAAGAAAAAAATACAACGGAAGTAATGTTGTTTGAAGGCATCAAAGACGTAGTTACTATGTTTTCTCATCTTCCACACGGTATTTGCTCGCAGAACTCGCAAAACAACATTCGCCGCTTACTGGAGAACAATTCGATAGCCACACCTTTCAAGTCAATAGTAGGGTACAACGATGTTTCCAATGGAAACCAAAAGCCTGACGCACTCAGCGGTCTCAAGTGTATTGATTCAATTTTCGGTCATACTAACAGCCAGTGTTTAATGTATATCGGAGACCATGAAGCAGACGTAAAGTTTGCGCGTAACCTCCAATCGGCACTTGGTGGAGAGGCTCGTGTAGTTGCCGTGGCTGCGGCTTATAGTCGTTCAGTCCCCGAGTCTTGGGAGTGTAAACCTGATTACACGGCACGCACAGTCAATGATCTTTTTGACATCATCGGAAAATACGCATAA